One genomic segment of bacterium includes these proteins:
- a CDS encoding DUF4430 domain-containing protein: MTLQLRVLSVLTIAAVLCVSCGNKSEVLQRFSLISDGEQTAFAQTLATYPMEYDSSSMGVFVKSVNGFSSTKTAYWLYFINSKPVPKAANDYVPAAGDTIEWRLVSGY; this comes from the coding sequence GTGACATTACAGTTGCGTGTGCTCTCTGTGCTGACAATTGCGGCCGTTCTTTGTGTTTCCTGCGGGAACAAGAGCGAAGTGCTGCAACGCTTCTCTCTTATTTCCGACGGTGAGCAGACAGCTTTCGCGCAGACTCTTGCGACCTATCCGATGGAATATGATAGTTCATCGATGGGAGTTTTTGTCAAAAGCGTCAATGGGTTTTCGAGCACCAAGACGGCATATTGGCTCTACTTCATCAATAGCAAACCGGTACCAAAGGCAGCGAATGATTACGTGCCGGCGGCAGGCGATACGATTGAGTGGCGGTTAGTTTCGGGCTACTGA
- a CDS encoding GNAT family N-acetyltransferase, translating to MRNLRPGDYDEIIRIWTECGLHVKPKGRDSRAHLLSEMEKTPDFLIGACIADKLIGVVVGSYDGRRGCVNRLAVVKEFRKHGVAQELINICEERLKAAGALVIYALIEVENIPSQTLFKKMKYRHHDGLMFFSKRESDEV from the coding sequence ATGAGAAATCTCCGTCCCGGCGACTACGATGAGATAATTCGCATTTGGACAGAGTGCGGTTTGCACGTCAAACCGAAGGGACGAGACAGCAGAGCGCATCTCTTGTCAGAAATGGAAAAAACGCCTGACTTTCTGATCGGCGCTTGCATCGCAGACAAGTTGATTGGTGTCGTTGTCGGTTCTTATGACGGGAGACGAGGCTGTGTCAACCGCCTGGCGGTCGTTAAGGAATTCCGCAAACACGGAGTGGCACAGGAGCTGATCAATATTTGCGAAGAGAGACTAAAGGCCGCTGGAGCGCTGGTCATCTATGCACTAATCGAGGTTGAGAACATACCTTCGCAAACACTTTTCAAGAAAATGAAGTATCGCCATCATGACGGTTTAATGTTCTTCTCCAAGCGAGAAAGCGACGAAGTGTGA
- the ilvC gene encoding ketol-acid reductoisomerase — MSGLKVYHSKDCDRSVLKGQRIAVVGYGSQGRAFALNLRDSGCDVSVVLRRQSKLRDAAVKDGAKVAELADLVDFDVIILALPDHEQPALYEECFASDDAERNFVLLHGSNFHFKNIAFPENHGVILVAPHGPGRDLRENYLNGTGLACFLAIGQDVAGKSKSIGLAISDAIGAGKAGIYETNFHDETVGDLFGEQTLLVGGLAGLTDAVFRTMVDKGIPPENAYLETIKQLKLLAAMIEEHGPAGMIERVSKTAAFGSLLAIPSLFDNTFQRRLEAIYYAIDGGQFNQLLLDEAKNDFQMYDGLLNLMKQRVSQTASEEFKKHEG, encoded by the coding sequence ATGTCCGGACTGAAAGTCTACCATTCTAAAGACTGCGACCGCAGTGTGCTGAAAGGTCAGCGCATTGCGGTCGTCGGCTATGGGTCGCAAGGGAGAGCTTTCGCGCTCAATCTGCGCGACTCCGGTTGTGATGTGTCGGTAGTCTTACGTCGACAGAGCAAATTGCGCGATGCAGCAGTAAAGGATGGCGCGAAGGTCGCCGAATTGGCAGACCTGGTTGACTTTGATGTCATAATTCTCGCTCTGCCGGATCACGAACAACCGGCGCTGTATGAGGAGTGTTTCGCATCTGATGATGCCGAACGAAACTTCGTGCTACTGCACGGGTCTAACTTTCATTTTAAGAACATCGCCTTCCCGGAAAATCACGGGGTAATTCTGGTTGCACCGCATGGACCGGGGCGAGATTTGCGCGAAAACTACCTGAATGGCACCGGGCTCGCGTGTTTTCTTGCAATCGGGCAGGATGTCGCCGGCAAGTCAAAATCGATCGGACTTGCGATTAGTGATGCCATCGGAGCAGGGAAGGCAGGAATCTACGAGACGAACTTCCACGATGAGACGGTCGGCGATTTGTTCGGTGAGCAGACACTGCTGGTTGGCGGACTGGCAGGATTAACTGATGCAGTGTTTCGCACGATGGTTGATAAGGGGATTCCGCCGGAAAACGCATATCTTGAGACTATCAAGCAGTTGAAGCTGTTGGCGGCGATGATCGAAGAACATGGACCGGCAGGAATGATCGAGAGAGTATCGAAAACTGCTGCATTTGGCTCGCTGTTGGCGATACCTTCCCTATTTGACAATACGTTTCAGCGACGGTTGGAAGCCATCTACTATGCGATTGACGGCGGGCAGTTTAATCAGTTACTCCTGGATGAAGCGAAAAATGATTTTCAGATGTACGATGGATTGCTGAATCTAATGAAGCAGCGAGTTTCGCAAACTGCGAGTGAAGAATTCAAGAAACACGAGGGCTAA
- the pyrE gene encoding orotate phosphoribosyltransferase produces MLHEGVYVSEYKSSLKAKLLELVNKHAVVHGDFILSSGQKSTYYIDGKLLSLMPEGLNYLSRVILEMIDGEKVDAIGGLTLGADPIIGGVATLSYESKKPLAGLIIRKEKSGHGREKRIEGPLRKGMRVVVVEDVVTTGSSSFKAIEALEEAGCEVVKVIALVDRLQGGSEAFAAKNIKFEPIFTLKDLTL; encoded by the coding sequence CTGCTCCACGAAGGAGTATATGTGTCTGAATACAAATCATCACTTAAGGCAAAGCTCTTAGAGCTGGTTAACAAACACGCCGTAGTACACGGCGATTTCATTTTATCATCAGGTCAGAAGTCGACCTATTACATCGACGGCAAATTATTGTCACTCATGCCGGAAGGACTCAACTACCTTTCGCGTGTCATACTTGAGATGATTGACGGCGAGAAAGTCGACGCTATCGGCGGGCTGACTCTCGGCGCAGATCCGATTATCGGCGGTGTTGCGACATTGTCGTATGAATCAAAGAAACCGCTGGCAGGATTGATTATCCGCAAGGAGAAATCGGGACATGGCCGCGAGAAGCGAATCGAAGGACCATTGCGCAAAGGTATGCGCGTAGTGGTTGTTGAAGATGTCGTCACTACCGGGTCGTCCTCGTTCAAGGCTATTGAAGCTCTGGAAGAAGCCGGATGCGAAGTCGTTAAGGTTATCGCGCTGGTGGATCGACTTCAAGGCGGAAGCGAAGCATTCGCGGCAAAGAACATCAAGTTCGAACCGATCTTCACACTAAAGGACCTCACTCTTTGA
- a CDS encoding ABC transporter permease has translation MDFSESFAVALNSLLANRVRLVLTMLGIIIGVGAVITMISLGEGAKQAVETQIQQLGTNILTVRPGASGPNTNRAAGNTVEFKQEHVQAVREQCKSIEAVVPEFYQYTQVKFGNQVTYSQICGTEAAYEWVRNSPVTQGEYFTNADNARRARVCIIGEKVRETLFPDNENVVGEQVKIKGVNFEIVGVLKSKGEGWGDPDNTVVVPIETAQKRLFGTERVSQISIKVPDIASMDPAALEVEGVLRKYLKLRPDEENNFSIRSQLDMLSTFGEASKTLTTLLASIAAVSLLVGGIGIMNIMLVSVTERTREIGIRIAIGARKRDIRYQFLIEAVAIALIGGIIGIILGVGASFALAKFATWNTSIAPNSIFLSFFFAFLVGVVFGLFPAVKASNLNPIESLRYE, from the coding sequence ATGGATTTTTCGGAGTCATTTGCTGTAGCACTAAATTCGCTTTTGGCGAATCGCGTGCGATTGGTACTGACGATGCTCGGGATCATTATCGGCGTTGGAGCGGTGATCACGATGATTTCGTTGGGTGAAGGCGCCAAACAGGCGGTAGAGACGCAGATTCAGCAATTGGGAACGAATATCCTAACTGTTCGTCCGGGAGCATCGGGACCTAACACGAATCGTGCCGCCGGCAACACCGTCGAATTCAAGCAAGAGCACGTCCAAGCAGTTCGGGAACAATGCAAGTCGATAGAGGCTGTCGTTCCCGAATTCTACCAATACACCCAAGTAAAGTTCGGCAATCAGGTTACTTACTCGCAAATCTGCGGAACCGAAGCGGCATACGAATGGGTTCGTAATTCACCGGTTACGCAGGGGGAGTATTTTACTAACGCGGACAATGCTCGACGAGCCAGAGTGTGCATTATCGGAGAGAAGGTCCGAGAAACTCTCTTCCCCGACAACGAGAATGTCGTCGGTGAACAAGTTAAGATCAAAGGCGTCAATTTCGAGATCGTCGGAGTGCTAAAAAGCAAAGGCGAAGGCTGGGGCGATCCGGACAACACTGTGGTTGTCCCAATCGAAACAGCCCAAAAGCGCCTCTTCGGCACTGAGCGTGTCTCGCAAATTTCAATCAAAGTTCCGGATATTGCTTCGATGGATCCGGCAGCTCTTGAAGTTGAAGGCGTACTGCGGAAGTACCTCAAACTGCGCCCCGATGAAGAAAACAACTTCTCAATCCGAAGTCAGCTTGATATGCTAAGCACCTTCGGTGAGGCGTCCAAGACCTTGACGACATTATTGGCCTCGATTGCGGCAGTTTCGCTTCTGGTTGGCGGCATTGGAATCATGAATATCATGCTTGTTTCGGTGACGGAGCGAACTCGAGAGATCGGGATTCGCATAGCGATCGGAGCGCGCAAACGAGACATTCGCTATCAGTTTCTCATTGAAGCGGTTGCAATTGCACTAATTGGTGGGATAATCGGGATCATTCTGGGTGTCGGCGCGAGCTTTGCTTTGGCCAAGTTCGCGACATGGAATACCAGCATTGCCCCGAATTCGATATTCCTCTCGTTCTTCTTTGCCTTTTTAGTCGGGGTCGTTTTTGGATTGTTTCCGGCAGTTAAGGCATCAAATCTCAATCCGATCGAATCGTTGCGCTACGAATAG
- a CDS encoding 4a-hydroxytetrahydrobiopterin dehydratase, with product MVSRKKLTDEEITARLSDVPGWGYIDGRLRSQFQTLNFSNGVTFVNQIAKIANDLNHHPDVLLTYPRVTIDIYTHDVGGLTEFDFELAKRISSLLE from the coding sequence ATGGTAAGTCGCAAAAAGCTCACTGATGAAGAAATCACCGCCCGCCTATCCGATGTGCCAGGCTGGGGATACATCGATGGGCGCCTCAGATCGCAGTTTCAGACACTGAACTTCAGCAATGGCGTAACTTTCGTCAATCAGATCGCGAAAATAGCGAACGATCTCAATCACCACCCGGATGTGCTCTTAACTTATCCACGGGTGACGATTGACATCTATACTCACGACGTTGGCGGTCTCACCGAGTTCGACTTCGAGTTGGCTAAACGAATTAGCTCGTTGCTCGAATAA
- a CDS encoding 4-hydroxyphenylacetate 3-hydroxylase → MAVRSYDDYIASLKSMRPNVYKFDELITDVTTHPATRRTVEGHGQIFKLTADPALREIFTCISHLTGEPVSRYLSLIQNPDDMWANSRLKRTMFQKTGTCTGGRCVGWTAFNSMYAVTYDIDKEHGTDYHLRIREWLRDAQKRDITISGALTDPKGDRAKGVAEQSDPDYFLRIVERRPDGIVVRGAKVMICGVAAANEIFVLPGSGYAEHDADYAVSFVVPRDAENLTIVETRHPSDGRDYEEGFDSAVQEGGITQAFLLFEDVFIPNERVFMAGEYKFAQSAVMNFICNYRAAIGGCVAGQGDVKIGAALLTARTNGLNSKVFKDKVIQMQINNETTFGMGIAAAAMGRKHPSGVWLSDQLLSNVNKVLVATLPYETSRLAQDIAGGIAETGCVPSFKDFKSAKYGHLIAKYMTARSSAESRMKAARLVEWATIGAGVPGCMHGGGSPDGAKLMIRSFGKVDEKVEMAKRLAGITEDVPEPSGK, encoded by the coding sequence ATGGCTGTCAGGTCTTATGATGATTACATCGCATCGCTCAAGAGCATGCGCCCCAATGTTTACAAATTCGATGAGCTGATAACGGACGTTACGACGCATCCGGCAACAAGACGAACGGTCGAAGGACATGGTCAGATATTTAAACTGACTGCGGATCCAGCATTACGCGAGATATTTACCTGCATTTCACATCTGACCGGCGAGCCGGTTTCGCGCTATCTCTCACTGATTCAGAATCCTGACGACATGTGGGCCAACAGCCGACTCAAACGGACGATGTTTCAGAAGACCGGAACCTGCACTGGCGGAAGATGTGTCGGCTGGACGGCATTCAATTCGATGTATGCAGTGACCTATGATATCGACAAGGAACATGGAACAGACTACCATCTTCGCATAAGAGAGTGGCTGCGGGATGCTCAGAAGCGCGACATCACAATTTCCGGCGCGCTGACTGACCCCAAGGGCGACCGCGCCAAAGGCGTGGCGGAGCAAAGTGACCCGGATTATTTTCTGCGAATTGTTGAGAGGCGTCCTGATGGAATTGTGGTACGCGGCGCGAAGGTGATGATCTGCGGAGTTGCGGCTGCAAACGAGATCTTTGTCTTGCCGGGATCAGGCTACGCTGAACACGATGCCGACTATGCCGTGTCATTTGTTGTCCCGCGCGACGCTGAGAATCTTACCATTGTCGAGACTCGCCATCCCAGCGATGGACGCGACTATGAAGAGGGATTCGATTCTGCTGTGCAAGAGGGCGGCATCACGCAGGCATTCCTGCTGTTCGAAGACGTCTTCATTCCAAACGAACGGGTGTTTATGGCGGGTGAATACAAGTTTGCGCAATCGGCCGTGATGAATTTCATCTGCAATTACCGCGCGGCTATCGGTGGCTGTGTTGCCGGCCAGGGTGATGTCAAAATCGGAGCGGCGCTTCTGACTGCACGCACAAATGGCCTCAATTCGAAAGTGTTTAAGGACAAGGTCATTCAGATGCAGATCAACAACGAGACTACTTTTGGAATGGGGATTGCCGCAGCAGCAATGGGAAGAAAGCACCCTTCAGGCGTTTGGTTAAGCGATCAATTACTATCCAATGTCAACAAAGTGCTGGTTGCGACGTTACCGTATGAGACCTCGCGTTTGGCGCAAGATATTGCCGGAGGAATCGCGGAGACCGGTTGTGTACCGTCATTCAAGGACTTCAAATCAGCGAAGTATGGGCACCTAATAGCAAAGTACATGACGGCGCGTTCTTCAGCAGAATCCCGCATGAAGGCGGCACGATTGGTCGAATGGGCGACAATTGGCGCGGGAGTTCCCGGCTGTATGCACGGCGGAGGCTCTCCTGATGGCGCAAAGTTGATGATTCGTTCATTCGGCAAGGTTGACGAGAAAGTCGAGATGGCCAAGCGTTTGGCCGGGATCACGGAAGACGTTCCGGAGCCGAGCGGGAAGTAG
- a CDS encoding PorT family protein encodes MRSRFPLIVAIAFMLLFCPSIVAASTKGEIQLGFKAGGRLSTFTGTDTWSSGMRRTFSAGFFGNYSLGSQISIQLEINYAAKGSIEDVLVGNTLLKGKIKVDYIEIPVLFRLAYSRQSSVVPRIFLGPAIGILIKEEGVVKYEGRDLAWVLQNTRSLDLGIAFGLGLDIATRHGIITFDFRVTPALSTLHEDYPEFDRKNISLALQVGFAIVR; translated from the coding sequence ATGAGATCGAGATTCCCGCTAATAGTTGCGATCGCATTTATGTTGTTATTTTGTCCATCTATCGTTGCGGCTTCGACCAAAGGTGAAATTCAACTTGGATTCAAGGCAGGCGGCAGACTCTCAACCTTCACCGGGACGGATACTTGGTCATCCGGGATGCGACGGACTTTCAGCGCAGGCTTCTTTGGCAATTACTCTCTTGGTTCTCAAATCTCGATTCAGCTGGAAATCAACTATGCTGCCAAGGGCTCGATCGAAGATGTACTTGTCGGAAACACGCTGCTGAAAGGCAAGATCAAGGTCGATTATATTGAAATACCGGTCCTCTTTCGACTTGCCTACAGCCGGCAAAGCTCTGTTGTGCCAAGAATCTTCCTTGGCCCGGCAATCGGAATTCTCATAAAGGAAGAAGGTGTTGTCAAATATGAAGGCCGAGACCTTGCTTGGGTGCTCCAAAACACACGCAGTCTTGACCTTGGCATTGCATTCGGACTTGGACTCGACATCGCCACTCGGCATGGGATAATTACATTTGATTTTCGCGTCACACCGGCGCTGAGTACACTTCACGAGGACTATCCTGAGTTCGACCGGAAGAACATCTCGTTGGCGCTTCAAGTCGGATTCGCTATCGTTCGATAG
- a CDS encoding S8 family serine peptidase — protein MKRTFVIAFGLIAVLAALAMADVQVANVVRPDVPDFVGYVPDEFVVKFKPEVGKFSPTQTALGIVAIGNAGIDALARRYEVAEMREQFPGATPISVRGEILDLSRYHVIKFESGHKLDDVMAEFRNNPMVESVEPIGIHALYATPNDGFYDPEQWHLNQASNDKDIDAPEAWDIETGDPGVIVAVMDSGVRYYHKDLGGSAASSTTPTATDGNMWINLAEKNGTAGVDDDGNGYIDDWVGYDFVTGLTGCWSGEDCSTADNDPRDFNGHGTHCAGNVGAINNNGYASCAAAGGWGNGTLQPTGNGVKVMALRIGYSASYLGQEAGYVRMDFAASAFYYAANKGAKIASCSWGASNSGGIDAAITYFLNAGGMIFKAAGNANNQTSDYMTARTDIIAVAATDQNDCRASFSSYRTWVEISAPGVAILSSYHDHADAANDYVATLDGTSMATPIAASVAALIWSKNPTWTATQVRDRLYTTSDPISGLSCNSAYAGKLGVGRVNAYNAVNSGGGCTAPVANFSGTPTSGSAPLSVTFTNSSTGTAPLTYAWTFGDGGTSTAASPVYSYATPGTYTVTLTTTNACGSDGETKTGYITVSTPPAQQCDDFNDNNITNWVNSTGTWTVASGIVTGNSNTQNSKRTSPFGSFSNPTINCQVRMNTGRTQRNARIIFNYVDANNYRFIEGDDVNNWWRIYSRTSGTNTVRATFTTTVATATWYNVEVVVTATGNTTLRVNGTTLGSYNFGSAPSGPVGIGYSRSNTNFDNFCVGASSSLIVTDDYAAEAGEPIDKTSPLPTAFVLAQNYPNPFNPTTTIKYFLSEATDVELVIINVLGERVKTLVSSAQAAGEHSIIWDGRNQYGSQVSSGIYFYKMTAGRATETRKMVMMK, from the coding sequence ATGAAACGCACTTTCGTTATCGCTTTCGGACTGATCGCAGTACTTGCAGCACTGGCAATGGCAGATGTCCAGGTCGCCAATGTAGTACGTCCCGATGTCCCCGACTTTGTCGGCTATGTCCCTGACGAGTTTGTAGTGAAGTTCAAGCCGGAAGTTGGCAAATTCAGTCCGACACAGACGGCGCTTGGAATCGTCGCTATCGGTAATGCTGGAATTGACGCATTAGCGCGTAGATATGAAGTCGCGGAGATGCGCGAACAATTCCCCGGCGCTACGCCGATTTCGGTCAGGGGCGAGATTCTTGACCTTTCGCGCTATCATGTGATCAAGTTTGAGAGTGGGCACAAACTCGACGATGTCATGGCGGAGTTCCGCAACAATCCGATGGTCGAATCGGTTGAACCGATCGGAATTCACGCTTTGTATGCTACACCCAACGACGGATTCTATGATCCCGAGCAGTGGCATCTGAATCAGGCTTCAAATGATAAAGATATCGATGCTCCGGAAGCATGGGATATCGAGACCGGAGACCCAGGTGTAATCGTTGCTGTAATGGACTCCGGCGTTCGCTATTACCACAAGGACCTTGGCGGTTCGGCGGCGTCTTCGACGACACCGACTGCGACCGACGGCAACATGTGGATCAACCTTGCCGAGAAGAACGGTACTGCCGGCGTGGACGACGACGGCAATGGCTACATTGACGACTGGGTCGGATATGACTTTGTTACCGGACTGACCGGCTGCTGGAGCGGCGAAGACTGCTCAACCGCCGACAATGATCCGCGCGATTTCAACGGCCATGGAACGCATTGCGCAGGCAATGTCGGCGCCATCAATAACAATGGCTATGCTTCTTGCGCTGCTGCCGGCGGCTGGGGGAATGGTACATTGCAGCCGACCGGCAATGGTGTGAAGGTAATGGCGCTGCGCATTGGCTACTCGGCTTCATATCTTGGACAGGAAGCCGGATATGTCCGCATGGATTTTGCGGCTTCAGCATTCTACTACGCTGCCAACAAAGGCGCGAAGATCGCTTCCTGCTCGTGGGGAGCTTCGAACTCCGGCGGTATTGATGCTGCAATTACCTATTTCCTGAATGCCGGCGGAATGATCTTCAAGGCGGCAGGCAATGCCAACAATCAGACTTCGGACTACATGACGGCTCGGACGGACATTATCGCCGTTGCCGCTACCGATCAGAATGATTGCCGCGCCAGCTTCTCCAGCTACCGAACCTGGGTCGAGATTTCGGCTCCGGGCGTTGCAATTTTAAGTTCGTATCACGACCACGCTGATGCCGCCAATGACTATGTCGCTACACTGGATGGCACCTCAATGGCGACCCCGATTGCGGCTTCCGTTGCGGCACTGATCTGGTCAAAGAATCCAACCTGGACAGCGACACAGGTGCGCGACCGCCTTTATACCACTTCCGATCCGATTAGTGGGCTTTCGTGCAACTCAGCGTATGCCGGCAAGCTTGGTGTCGGCCGCGTCAATGCCTACAATGCCGTGAACTCTGGCGGCGGATGCACAGCGCCGGTGGCGAATTTTAGCGGTACGCCAACTTCCGGCAGTGCCCCGCTTTCGGTGACATTCACGAATTCATCGACTGGCACCGCGCCTTTGACTTATGCTTGGACATTTGGCGATGGCGGCACTTCGACCGCTGCAAGTCCGGTCTACTCCTATGCGACGCCCGGAACTTACACGGTTACATTGACAACGACCAACGCCTGCGGCTCCGACGGTGAAACCAAGACGGGCTATATTACCGTCAGCACTCCGCCGGCACAGCAGTGCGATGACTTCAATGACAACAATATCACAAACTGGGTGAACAGCACCGGTACTTGGACCGTGGCGAGCGGAATCGTGACCGGCAATTCGAATACGCAAAATTCCAAGCGCACCTCGCCGTTCGGGTCCTTCAGCAATCCGACGATTAATTGCCAGGTGCGGATGAACACCGGCCGGACGCAACGCAATGCGCGCATTATCTTCAACTACGTCGATGCCAACAACTATCGCTTCATTGAAGGCGACGACGTAAACAACTGGTGGCGGATCTACTCCCGCACCAGCGGAACGAATACCGTACGTGCGACGTTCACGACAACAGTCGCAACCGCTACATGGTACAATGTTGAAGTCGTTGTAACCGCAACCGGTAACACGACCCTTAGAGTCAATGGCACAACTCTTGGCTCTTACAATTTCGGTTCGGCTCCCAGCGGGCCAGTGGGTATTGGCTATAGCCGATCGAACACGAATTTCGACAACTTCTGTGTCGGAGCAAGTTCGTCACTCATTGTAACGGATGATTATGCGGCTGAGGCTGGCGAGCCCATTGACAAGACCTCGCCGTTGCCGACGGCATTCGTCTTGGCACAGAATTATCCAAATCCGTTCAATCCGACCACTACCATTAAGTACTTCTTGTCAGAAGCTACTGATGTTGAGTTGGTGATTATCAACGTCTTAGGTGAAAGAGTTAAGACTCTGGTAAGCAGTGCGCAGGCGGCTGGCGAACATTCAATAATCTGGGATGGACGCAACCAATACGGCTCGCAGGTATCTTCGGGAATTTACTTCTACAAGATGACTGCAGGCAGGGCTACTGAAACCCGCAAGATGGTGATGATGAAGTAG
- the tgt gene encoding tRNA guanosine(34) transglycosylase Tgt: MAFKFTLTANSGRARAGELTTPHGPVQTPIFMPVGTAASVKTLDADDLRMVGAQIILGNTYHLYLRPGLDIIRDAGGLARFNGWRGPTLTDSGGYQAFSLKELRKITEDGIQFRSNIDGSAHLFTPESTVDVQIALGADIIMPLDVCIEYPCTHADADRAERQTLRWAERQKKHWLDIVGQVSSRPANIDSACPTVGNFAPTLFGIVQGSIYPDLRERSARSLVDLDFPGYSIGGLSVGEPKSEMFPLLELLDGILPESKPRYLMGVGTPADLVLGIERGIDMFDCVMPTRNARNGTAFTRFGRLNVKLAQYSTDYRPIDEGCQCICCRNYSRAYLRHLINVAEIAGMRLLTIHNLHYYLSLVRSARQAILENAFNEFKESFFKLYKDEADSV; this comes from the coding sequence ATGGCATTTAAGTTCACTCTCACCGCCAACTCCGGTCGCGCTCGCGCCGGCGAGTTGACTACTCCCCACGGCCCAGTCCAAACCCCGATCTTCATGCCGGTCGGAACCGCGGCTTCGGTCAAGACCCTTGATGCCGACGATCTTCGCATGGTCGGTGCCCAGATCATACTCGGCAACACTTACCATCTTTACCTTCGGCCCGGTCTCGACATCATCCGTGATGCCGGAGGACTGGCGCGTTTCAACGGCTGGCGCGGGCCGACCTTGACCGACTCCGGCGGATATCAGGCCTTTTCGCTCAAGGAACTCCGCAAAATCACCGAGGACGGTATCCAATTTCGCTCCAACATCGACGGTTCGGCGCATTTGTTTACTCCTGAATCTACAGTCGATGTCCAAATCGCTCTCGGCGCCGACATCATCATGCCGCTGGACGTCTGCATCGAATACCCCTGCACCCACGCCGATGCCGACCGCGCCGAACGCCAGACCCTGCGTTGGGCTGAACGCCAGAAGAAGCACTGGCTGGACATTGTAGGGCAGGTCTCTTCGAGACCTGCCAATATTGATAGCGCTTGCCCAACTGTCGGCAACTTCGCTCCGACTTTGTTCGGAATTGTCCAAGGTTCGATCTATCCCGACCTGCGCGAGCGCTCTGCCCGATCATTGGTAGATCTCGATTTCCCCGGCTATTCCATTGGCGGGCTTTCGGTAGGGGAGCCTAAGTCAGAGATGTTCCCATTGCTCGAACTCCTTGACGGCATTCTCCCTGAGAGCAAACCTCGATACCTGATGGGAGTCGGTACTCCCGCTGACTTGGTTCTCGGAATCGAGCGAGGCATTGACATGTTTGATTGTGTGATGCCGACTCGCAACGCCCGCAACGGAACTGCCTTTACCAGATTTGGCAGGCTGAATGTCAAATTGGCACAATATTCCACCGACTATCGTCCAATCGATGAAGGTTGCCAATGTATATGTTGCCGCAACTATTCAAGAGCCTATCTTCGACATCTGATAAACGTCGCCGAAATAGCGGGAATGAGGCTATTGACAATCCATAACCTACATTATTATCTTAGCTTAGTCCGCTCGGCACGTCAGGCGATCCTCGAAAATGCGTTCAATGAATTCAAGGAGAGCTTCTTCAAACTCTATAAGGACGAAGCCGACAGCGTATAA
- the yajC gene encoding preprotein translocase subunit YajC: MDFLLMAAPQGAEGGAGSIWSMVLPFALMILVLYFLMIRPQQKRQKEHTKMLSELKKGDRVVTTGGMYGTVFGFSDDENKVIIKVSDEVKMEFLKSAIAQKVA, translated from the coding sequence ATGGATTTTCTATTGATGGCCGCGCCGCAGGGTGCGGAGGGTGGTGCTGGTAGTATCTGGAGTATGGTCCTGCCATTCGCTCTTATGATTCTGGTTCTCTATTTCCTGATGATTCGCCCCCAGCAAAAGCGCCAGAAAGAGCATACCAAGATGCTTAGCGAGCTCAAAAAAGGCGACCGCGTTGTCACAACCGGCGGTATGTACGGTACAGTTTTTGGATTTTCCGATGACGAGAATAAGGTAATTATCAAAGTTTCCGATGAAGTCAAAATGGAGTTCCTTAAATCAGCGATTGCCCAGAAAGTTGCGTAA
- the def gene encoding peptide deformylase, whose product MARQQIVIYGDEVLREMCTPVKEITPKLREFIEEMFVTLRRVKGVGLSAPQVGVTERFFILDLEAVELEHDKVVMINPEILSTSGEQCGEEGCLSFPGLFVEVARANEVVCRYTDLEGKQKVVRAEGLFARAIQHETDHLNGVLFIDHIDPVEREMLSGKLKKIKVS is encoded by the coding sequence GTGGCCAGGCAGCAGATTGTCATATACGGTGATGAAGTTCTGCGCGAAATGTGCACGCCTGTGAAGGAGATCACTCCCAAACTCAGAGAGTTCATTGAGGAGATGTTCGTTACCTTACGCCGTGTCAAGGGGGTAGGACTTTCCGCCCCGCAAGTCGGCGTCACCGAGCGCTTTTTCATCCTCGATCTCGAAGCGGTTGAGCTGGAACACGACAAGGTCGTAATGATCAACCCCGAGATTCTGTCGACTTCCGGTGAACAATGCGGCGAAGAAGGCTGTTTGTCCTTCCCGGGTTTGTTTGTCGAAGTCGCCCGCGCCAATGAAGTCGTTTGCCGATACACCGATTTGGAAGGTAAACAGAAAGTTGTCCGTGCCGAGGGCCTCTTTGCCCGAGCTATCCAGCACGAGACCGACCATCTCAACGGCGTTTTGTTTATAGATCATATTGACCCGGTGGAGCGAGAAATGCTCTCCGGGAAGTTGAAAAAAATAAAGGTATCCTAA